Proteins encoded in a region of the Ignavibacteriales bacterium genome:
- a CDS encoding alkaline phosphatase family protein, which translates to MIFIDGVGIGKKDYEFNPFFKYGFKSFLKIFGEIPSLENSSLTSNGFYLFPTDARLGVDGLPQSGTGQTSIFCGINAPQFVGKHFGPYPYSTTIPIINEKNIFLHYKNLNRKAFFANAYPQVFFDYINSGKSRLSVTSLSYLSARMKLNDETDVLKGSALTAEITNERWNSKLGYNLPIISPQTAAERLLSIADENDFTLYEFFLTDHIGHGRIKNEFDQIFSNIDLFLLHLIKNIPNDLTFIVCSDHGNLEDLSIKTHTLNPSLTITGGKHASKLANAITNITQFKKAISDFCL; encoded by the coding sequence ATGATTTTTATAGATGGTGTCGGTATCGGCAAAAAAGATTATGAGTTTAATCCCTTCTTCAAATACGGCTTCAAATCATTCCTAAAAATATTTGGTGAAATTCCTTCGCTGGAAAATTCTTCATTGACGTCAAATGGTTTCTATCTTTTCCCCACTGATGCAAGGCTTGGCGTTGACGGGCTGCCGCAAAGCGGTACGGGACAAACATCAATCTTCTGTGGAATAAACGCACCGCAATTTGTCGGCAAACATTTCGGACCGTATCCGTACTCCACTACAATTCCTATCATTAACGAAAAAAATATTTTTCTTCATTATAAAAATCTAAATCGCAAAGCTTTTTTTGCGAACGCTTATCCTCAAGTTTTTTTTGACTACATAAATTCAGGTAAATCAAGATTAAGTGTTACTTCATTGAGTTATCTTTCAGCGAGGATGAAATTAAATGATGAAACTGATGTACTGAAAGGCAGCGCACTTACGGCAGAGATTACAAATGAAAGATGGAACAGCAAACTTGGTTACAACCTGCCAATCATAAGTCCACAAACCGCTGCCGAACGATTGCTAAGTATCGCAGACGAAAATGATTTTACACTTTATGAATTTTTTCTAACCGATCATATAGGGCACGGTAGAATTAAAAATGAGTTCGATCAAATATTTAGCAACATTGATTTATTCCTCCTGCATTTGATTAAGAATATTCCAAATGATTTGACTTTTATAGTTTGTTCTGATCACGGAAACCTCGAAGATCTTTCTATTAAAACTCACACATTGAATCCCTCATTAACAATTACTGGCGGAAAACACGCAAGTAAATTGGCTAACGCGATAACCAATATTACTCAATTCAAAAAAGCTATATCTGACTTTTGTTTATGA
- the prmC gene encoding peptide chain release factor N(5)-glutamine methyltransferase: MLTVLEAVKLSADYLQKKGIESPRLNAELLLAHLLNCKRLDLYLLFDRPLKEDEVVLYRELLKKRGSFVPLQYIIGNVEFYGLEFNVDSSVLIPRPETELLVEAIIEENKNTNLKILDIGTGSGIIAITLAKSMDQPELFAIDISEAALENAKKNAIKNCVADRIKFLQLDVRNDLSLSERSFDIIVSNPPYISKDEFPKLQTELRVFEPSIALTDNADGLSFFRIISEKAIRLLKNNGKLYFEIGKDQSDSVKRFLRKMDS; the protein is encoded by the coding sequence ATGCTAACAGTACTTGAAGCCGTAAAGCTTTCCGCTGATTATTTACAAAAAAAAGGAATTGAATCTCCCCGCCTTAATGCCGAACTATTGCTTGCGCACCTTTTAAATTGCAAACGACTTGACCTCTACCTTTTATTTGATCGTCCGTTGAAGGAAGACGAAGTTGTGCTTTACAGAGAGTTACTAAAAAAACGCGGCAGCTTTGTTCCGCTTCAATATATTATCGGGAATGTAGAATTTTATGGATTAGAATTTAATGTTGATTCTTCAGTTTTAATTCCACGTCCTGAAACAGAATTATTAGTTGAAGCAATTATTGAAGAGAATAAAAATACTAATCTAAAAATTCTGGATATTGGAACGGGTAGTGGAATAATTGCAATTACATTGGCAAAGAGCATGGATCAACCTGAATTATTTGCGATAGATATTAGTGAAGCTGCATTAGAGAACGCTAAGAAGAATGCAATTAAAAATTGTGTGGCAGATCGGATAAAATTTTTACAATTAGATGTGCGTAATGACCTTTCTTTATCTGAGCGATCATTTGATATTATCGTTTCAAATCCGCCATATATTTCAAAGGATGAATTCCCAAAACTTCAAACTGAGTTACGGGTCTTTGAACCGTCAATCGCATTGACCGACAATGCAGATGGGCTTTCATTCTTTAGAATCATTTCAGAAAAAGCAATAAGACTTTTGAAAAATAACGGAAAGCTTTATTTTGAAATAGGAAAAGATCAATCTGATTCTGTAAAAAGATTCTTGAGGAAAATGGATTCGTAA
- a CDS encoding D-tyrosyl-tRNA(Tyr) deacylase, protein MRAIVQRVSEGGVYISANNYSADIKRGLVILLGIKTGDTIEDSIYVADKCTNLRIFEDSEQKMNTSVKDINGDVLIISQFTLYGDTSKGNRPGFTDAAKPDEAIPVYEKFIERMKDNLGERKVKAGIFGAMMQVKIFNDGPVTLLVESKEK, encoded by the coding sequence ATGAGAGCAATAGTTCAAAGAGTTTCCGAAGGGGGAGTTTATATATCGGCTAATAATTATTCGGCTGATATAAAGAGAGGATTAGTAATTCTGCTTGGAATAAAAACCGGAGACACGATTGAGGATTCAATTTACGTTGCAGATAAATGCACCAACCTTCGGATATTTGAGGACAGTGAGCAAAAGATGAATACTTCAGTTAAAGACATTAATGGTGATGTTCTGATTATATCTCAATTTACTTTGTATGGAGATACTTCAAAAGGTAACAGACCTGGTTTTACTGATGCTGCCAAGCCGGATGAGGCGATTCCCGTTTATGAAAAATTCATTGAAAGAATGAAAGATAATTTGGGTGAAAGAAAAGTTAAAGCAGGTATTTTTGGAGCGATGATGCAGGTAAAAATATTCAATGATGGACCTGTTACTCTTCTTGTAGAATCGAAAGAAAAATAA
- a CDS encoding DNA internalization-related competence protein ComEC/Rec2, whose protein sequence is MTGIIIQRFIELDAIVLVSFESLILILLIFILKKTVTERSFAASLIVVLSIIIAGCLTAELNKVNSFDFPDTLNREKNVFVIGEIKRIDLQKEYEISMLIKVDSIKFNKMFQQIDCEMYLRIRDEKLLMDSIYDVLKPGNIISAIGIFSEGKTQRNPGEFDYNNYLHSIGISGSLTTYKVSDVKIINPGVNYFDNTIHQIRRVLDSKIKSIHLPLTAGFIKGLLLADRSEIDYDTKTQFINTGVVHVLAVSGLHVGYIAMIFLILFGRFNLYLRSIFTLTGLILFMFLTNSPDSVIRAVVMSSVIIIAFISNRTTNIFNSLAIAALAILLFKPDELFSPSFQLSFGAVFGIGAVTPQITKYINSLKLKSKSIRYLFLFLAVSFGAQLGTLPMTMYYFGKLSVVAFIANLIVIPAVGVVVAIAIFTLAISPVSMWLASVYAFVNDYLTISLFAFIKSAGELDFSFARINLFSAFNAITISVFILFVIYFWKKFNSPIAKIILLLIIFLNIFVYSQIDDKELLQKNSLNIVMIDVGQGDSFLIKFPDGKTALIDAGNADQYFDNGERVIIPLLDYLGIDVIDYGFVTHIDSDHYAGFISLIDENKIKRIFKPQLDSTLEKDVRFEKYLRKKHLPISYYHKKYLEIGGARFYILNDPTDKNYSALSTNDKSGIFKLVYRNTSFLFTGDLEADGENYFAHKYSEFLDSNVLKVGHHGSITSSSLKFLNSVKPKLSLVSAGFKNKFGHPSGKVLNRLQNSASKILRTDLSGASILQSDGDSIKIIQWR, encoded by the coding sequence ATGACGGGGATAATTATTCAACGATTTATCGAGCTCGATGCTATCGTTCTTGTATCATTTGAATCTCTCATTCTCATTTTATTGATTTTTATTTTAAAAAAAACTGTTACAGAAAGAAGCTTTGCCGCATCGTTGATTGTAGTTCTTTCAATTATAATTGCCGGATGTCTGACTGCCGAATTAAACAAAGTTAATTCATTTGATTTCCCGGATACTCTAAATCGAGAAAAAAATGTTTTTGTAATCGGTGAAATAAAAAGAATTGATCTTCAAAAAGAATATGAAATCAGTATGCTGATAAAAGTTGATTCAATAAAATTTAATAAGATGTTTCAACAAATTGATTGTGAAATGTACTTAAGAATCCGCGATGAAAAATTATTAATGGATTCGATTTATGATGTATTAAAACCTGGCAATATTATTTCTGCTATCGGTATTTTTTCTGAAGGTAAAACACAGCGAAACCCGGGTGAGTTTGATTATAATAACTATCTTCATTCAATAGGAATATCAGGTTCACTAACGACTTACAAAGTAAGTGATGTTAAAATTATAAATCCTGGCGTGAATTATTTTGACAATACAATTCATCAAATAAGACGAGTGCTTGATTCGAAAATTAAATCAATTCATTTACCGCTGACAGCAGGTTTTATCAAAGGACTTTTACTTGCAGACAGAAGTGAAATAGATTACGACACGAAAACTCAATTCATAAACACAGGGGTGGTGCACGTGCTTGCGGTTTCCGGTTTACATGTAGGATATATCGCAATGATTTTTTTAATTTTATTCGGCAGGTTCAATCTTTATTTGCGCTCTATTTTTACGCTGACTGGACTTATACTATTTATGTTTCTAACTAATTCACCCGACTCGGTTATTCGGGCTGTGGTTATGTCATCTGTAATTATCATTGCATTTATTTCTAATCGCACCACCAATATTTTTAATTCGCTCGCTATTGCTGCACTTGCAATTTTATTATTCAAACCTGATGAACTTTTTTCACCATCCTTTCAATTATCATTTGGTGCAGTATTTGGAATTGGAGCAGTGACTCCTCAAATCACAAAATATATTAATTCACTAAAGCTAAAATCTAAATCAATCCGGTATTTATTTTTATTTCTTGCGGTATCTTTTGGAGCGCAGCTTGGTACGCTTCCAATGACGATGTACTATTTTGGAAAATTATCCGTGGTAGCTTTCATCGCTAATTTGATTGTTATTCCTGCTGTTGGAGTAGTAGTTGCAATTGCGATTTTTACACTGGCGATTAGTCCAGTTTCAATGTGGCTTGCATCAGTTTATGCATTTGTAAATGATTATCTGACCATTTCATTATTTGCATTTATAAAATCAGCCGGCGAGCTTGATTTTTCTTTTGCCAGAATTAATCTTTTTTCAGCATTTAATGCGATTACGATTTCCGTATTTATTTTATTTGTAATTTATTTTTGGAAGAAATTTAATTCACCCATCGCTAAAATCATTTTACTGCTTATAATTTTTCTAAATATTTTTGTCTATTCACAAATTGATGATAAGGAACTGCTGCAAAAAAACTCATTAAACATTGTAATGATTGATGTAGGGCAGGGGGATTCTTTTCTTATTAAATTTCCCGATGGTAAGACTGCTTTAATTGATGCGGGCAATGCTGATCAATATTTTGATAATGGGGAGCGTGTAATAATTCCTTTGCTTGATTATCTTGGAATTGATGTTATTGATTATGGGTTTGTAACTCATATAGATTCGGATCATTACGCCGGGTTTATTTCTTTAATTGATGAAAATAAAATTAAAAGGATTTTCAAACCGCAGCTTGATTCAACACTCGAGAAAGATGTTCGATTTGAAAAGTATCTTCGTAAAAAACATTTACCAATTTCTTACTACCATAAAAAATATTTAGAAATTGGCGGAGCGCGTTTTTACATATTAAATGATCCAACCGATAAAAATTATTCTGCACTTTCTACAAATGATAAAAGCGGCATTTTCAAATTGGTTTACCGAAACACAAGTTTTTTATTTACAGGTGATCTTGAGGCTGATGGAGAGAATTACTTTGCGCATAAATATTCAGAGTTTCTAGATTCAAATGTATTGAAAGTAGGACATCACGGAAGTATAACGAGCAGCTCGTTAAAATTTTTAAATAGTGTCAAACCAAAATTATCTTTGGTAAGTGCAGGTTTTAAAAATAAATTTGGGCATCCATCCGGTAAAGTTTTGAACCGGCTGCAAAATTCAGCTTCAAAAATATTGCGGACTGATCTTTCTGGTGCATCAATTCTTCAGTCGGATGGCGATTCGATAAAAATTATTCAATGGAGATAA
- the purE gene encoding 5-(carboxyamino)imidazole ribonucleotide mutase produces MTNQNILVGIIMGSDSDLPIMKEASDILNQFGITNELKIISAHRSPKFLFEYSANAHKSGMKVIIAGAGGAAHLPGVTAAFTPLPVIGVPIKGKSLEGMDSLFSIVQMPLGVPVATVAINGAKNAGILAAQILATADNNILNKMIDFKKNLERESLEKNKKIN; encoded by the coding sequence ATGACAAATCAAAATATTTTAGTCGGTATTATTATGGGCAGCGATTCAGATCTTCCGATAATGAAAGAAGCTTCCGATATTCTAAATCAATTTGGAATTACAAATGAACTGAAAATAATTTCCGCTCACCGCAGTCCAAAATTTCTTTTTGAATATTCCGCCAACGCACACAAAAGCGGGATGAAAGTAATTATAGCCGGTGCCGGCGGCGCCGCTCATCTGCCGGGAGTTACCGCTGCATTCACTCCATTGCCTGTAATCGGGGTTCCGATAAAAGGGAAATCTTTGGAAGGAATGGATTCGTTGTTTTCCATTGTGCAGATGCCTTTAGGTGTTCCGGTAGCTACAGTCGCAATAAATGGTGCAAAGAACGCCGGAATACTTGCGGCACAAATTTTAGCAACTGCCGATAATAATATTCTAAATAAAATGATTGACTTCAAAAAAAATCTTGAGCGGGAATCACTCGAAAAAAATAAAAAAATTAATTAG